A region from the Drosophila ananassae strain 14024-0371.13 chromosome 2L, ASM1763931v2, whole genome shotgun sequence genome encodes:
- the LOC6500273 gene encoding bromodomain adjacent to zinc finger domain protein 1A has translation MPICKREGFDLNQKEGKNETFHDNDLVFCCYITKRIFRDYEEYFRHVMVINSTVWQCEATGKDNLTYEEAVKSERAARKKMEQFKQSLRAPVLLVVEHARQSAKQTLNLLVAKFLRKRYFVGEQVSVVGKKSTQYTVLSVKLGKNMPEPSNGVYEDTDDLEYRLRPVKGGADSSTEITVPFGQLRRQRTEFNVENLNMFIKSNVTRVDGILRPKPEAYKQYVTDPGVSFSSIFIGKMPRYSPSKIKKPDAKDSKKQSTLNKFIVADEVSAAKSKAKAKADAKSLAEEMERVRLEKQARLAEMEQKKAEKKAQLMERVETECNSLLQKTDDLDRSDQKVLPRYKRVVTFLPERLLGDAFMMREFMHTYTGLLSGIEVFRQNLSFYEMSRALSAREIAGPLSDIVLVLLGTVFDLQKEEEEECAVSYIKGRVAPQRMEEPYRSMSLASNCHFYSKRHFSFKINELPLDALTLSEVLRLHLLSSGALVNEKTERWRVMYRNGYSSKEDPGLELRLRHSRILRSLKNHPLYKLRFGDIMELIRCLMSQILTYSGTINLIEERMEQTAKAKQELRNLVSGENKRLAAVEISRKKITQTHQPLITAAEPDQKQALVEKMNKSIAELHAQSDHQHRKHLQQVNQLHSQLFNFLVYLGMDRCYRKYYVLESMPGIFVEHSPDSMDTCLEHPPLNKSPTEIRQQAQLPKNRKDLRMYLLKLYGEDEKKTRRSAKQSLENKENQEHRVNGTIEPMEVESDPPEVPTQFELMMCSGDSRNCIVHDPANGQRQRWSYIYKPEEIDELIKSLNPQGFRESELLQELSSLRGLIEQHAKSCPTEVLNLENEINRRKFISNMHSETHRKYGDANFGIAEGTDLNEVMQSHLVDRIIKFETDIYTGDLGRLKVKDMEKWRNDFLSGNYDPQGKLQWGIGGVLADEVANGSEDQESHGDPDEDDDEAAPASKYATKPYRDPGQYLVAQEGDDSPNEDKLNDKKIANENIEGEMDPAEVETVPSQVRNMAAALLQVEQAIGKRFFKEPYGMKKWDPKNESQRQACEARLQQWEVSLMESTSYAQVFLHLNLLYDCIQWKSSTNKSLCKVCRRGSDPEKMLLCDECNGGTHMFCMKPKMRTVPEGNWYCKDCVKNLGLKNSHNEKDKKQAAKKKRKFIVEEEDAADEKEEVQEEEDTEEEDAEVEDEPEEQEEEDDDDEAAETESRGDRSEGSLRSTRSVVKVSGRATRWATRPRGKRLLTKEIEETVEDDSGSELEEDTLTEDTAEEEEDNEKVCQRCFYDGSEIRCARCSLYYHLECVYLKRPPRTEFVCKMCKSSDSQRPRRRHSHMNGDGDDDDDQDEPQAKRSRSSRNSLRVSMDKTASRQSNGAKNNNNSSTNNNNHRRSGRRTNDNLPLNSAALYDLLEQVMKHKAAWPFLRPVLTSEVPDYHQIIKAPMDLAKIKSKLNMGQYQLNEELLNDVQLVFRNCDLYNVEGNEIYDAGCQLERFVMDRCRDMQLPFRPSDMNAVC, from the exons ATGCCGATTTGCAAACGAGAGGGTTTCGACCTGAATCAAAAGGAGGGCAAAAACGAAACATTCCATGACAACGACCTGGTATTCTGCTGCTACATAACTAAGCGGATTTTCCGGGACTACGA GGAGTACTTCCGCCATGTTATGGTGATCAACTCAACGGTGTGGCAGTGCGAGGCCACGGGAAAGGACAACCTTACCTATGAAGAGGCCGTAAAGAGCGAACGTGCAGCCCGCAAAAAAATGGAGCAGTTTAAGCAGAGTCTCAGGGCTCCAGTGCTCTTGGTGGTTGAGCATGCCCGCCAGTCGGCGAAACAGACCCTCAACCTGCTTGTGGCAAAGTTTCTGCGGAAGCGCTACTTCGTCGGCGAGCAGGTGTCTGTCGTGGGCAAGAAGAGCACTCAGTACACTGTGTTGAGCGTCAAGCTGGGGAAGAATATGCCGGAGCCGAGCAATGGTGTCTATGAGGACACCGATGACCTGGAGTACCGCCTGCGCCCGGTCAAAGGGGGTGCCGACTCGAGCACAGAGATTACAGTCCCATTCGGACAACTGCGCCGCCAGCGCACGGAATTTAATGTGGAGAACTTAAACATGTTCATCAAAAGCAACGTGACCCGAGTGGACGGGATCCTGCGGCCGAAACCAGAGGCTTACAAGCAGTACGTTACGGATCCCGGGGTGAGCTTCTCCAGCATTTTCATCGGCAAGATGCCACGATACTCGCCCTCAAAAATTAAGAAGCCCGACGCAAAGGACTCCAAGAAGCAATCCACCCTCAACAAGTTCATTGTCGCCGATGAGGTGTCCGCCGCAAAATCCAAGGCAAAGGCCAAGGCGGACGCCAAGTCCCTGGCGGAGGAAATGGAGCGCGTGCGGCTAGAGAAGCAGGCCAGGCTGGCCGAGATGGAGCAGAAGAAGGCGGAGAAGAAGGCTCAGTTGATGGAGCGCGTAGAGACGGAGTGCAATTCCTTACTCCAAAAGACAGACGACCTTGATAGATCCGATCAAAAAGTGCTGCCGCGGTACAAGCGGGTAGTCACTTTTCTCCCGGAGCGCCTTCTGGGCGACGCCTTCATGATGCGCGAGTTCATGCACACATACACGGGACTCTTGTCTGGAATCGAGGTGTTCCGCCAGAATCTTAGCTTCTACGAGATGTCCCGGGCGTTGAGTGCTCGCGAAATAGCCGGCCCCCTTTCGGACATAGTTCTAGTGCTGCTCGGCACAGTTTTCGATTTGcaaaaggaggaggaggaggagtgcgcCGTTAGTTACATAAAGGGGAGAGTGGCGCCACAGCGCATGGAGGAGCCCTACCGCAGCATGTCCCTGGCCAGCAATTGTCACTTTTACTCCAAGAGGCACTTCTCATTTAAG ATAAACGAACTCCCTCTGGATGCTCTGACCCTGAGCGAAGTGCTGCGACTTCATTTGCTGTCCTCTGGAGCGCTGGTCAACGAGAAGACGGAGCGCTGGCGAGTAATGTACCGCAATGGGTACTCTTCGAAGGAGGATCCGGGACTGGAGCTGCGACTAAGACACTCGCGAATTCTTCGCAGCCTGAAGAACCACCCGTTATACAAGCTCAGGTTTGGGGATATAATGGAGCTGATCCGGTGCCTCATGAGCCAGATCCTGACGTACTCCGGAACGATTAACCTAATCGAGGAGCGCATGGAGCAGACGGCAAAGGCTAAGCAGGAGCTACGCAATCTAGTTTCCGGGGAAAACAAACGCTTAGCTGCCGTGGAAATCAGCCGGAAGAAGATAACCCAGACGCACCAGCCACTGATTACTGCCGCAGAGCCGGACCAGAAGCAGGCATTGGTGGAAAAGATGAACAAGAGCATAGCGGAGCTACACGCTCAATCCGACCACCAGCACCGGAAGCACCTGCAGCAGGTTAACCAGTTGCATTCTCAGCTCTTCAACTTTCTGGTCTATCTTGGCATGGATAGGTGCTACCGAAAGTACTACGTTCTGGAATCTATGCCTGGCATTTTTGTGGAGCATTCCCCGGACAGCATGGACACCTGCCTGGAGCATCCGCCTCTGAACAAATCTCCCACGGAGATTCGACAGCAGGCTCAGCTGCCCAAGAACCGCAAAGACTTGAGGATGTATCTGTTGAAGTTGTACGGTgaggacgaaaaaaaaacgcgCAGGAGCGCAAAGCAGTCCCTGGAAAACAAGGAAAACCAGGAGCACCGCGTGAATGGAACCATCGAGCCGATGGAAGTAGAGTCGGATCCGCCAGAGGTTCCGACCCAGTTCGAGCTAATGATGTGCAGCGGAGACAGTAGGAACTGCATTGTGCATGATCCCGCCAATGGGCAAAGGCAGCGCTGGTCCTACATCTACAAGCCAGAGGAGATCGATGAGCTTATTAAGTCGCTGAATCCGCAAGGCTTTCGGGAGTCCGAGCTGCTTCAAGAACTCTCCAGCTTACGCGGACTGATTGAGCAGCATGCCAAGTCCTGTCCCACAGAGGTTTTGAATCTTGAGAATGAGATAAATCGGAGGAAGTTCATCAGCAACATGCACTCGGAAACGCATCGAAAGTACGGGGATGCGAACTTTGGAATCGCCGAGGGCACGGATCTCAACGAGGTGATGCAGTCGCACCTGGTGGACCGAATAATCAAATTCGAAACGGACATCTACACTGGTGACCTGGGGCGCCTCAAGGTCAAGGATATGGAAAAGTGGCGAAACGACTTTTTAAGTGGCAACTACGATCCACAGGGCAAGCTGCAGTGGGGCATAGGAGGCGTGTTGGCGGATGAGGTGGCTAACGGCTCAGAAGATCAGGAGTCCCATGGCGATCCCGATGAGGACGATGATGAAGCAGCGCCCGCGTCCAAATATGCCACAAAACCTTATCGCGACCCGGGCCAGTATCTGGTTGCTCAGGAGGGAGATGACTCTCCTAACGAAGATAAATTGAATGACAAAAAGATCGCAAATGAGAATATTGAAGGGGAAATGGACCCAGCGGAAGTGGAAACCGTTCCAAGTCAGGTCCGCAACATGGCGGCGGCTCTTCTGCAAGTGGAACAGGCTATCGGAAAGAGGTTCTTCAAGGAGCCGTACGGGATGAAGAAGTGGGATCCTAAGAACGAATCCCAGAGGCAGGCATGCGAGGCGCGGCTGCAGCAGTGGGAGGTGTCTCTAATGGAGAGCACTAGCTATGCCCAGGTGTTCCTACACCTGAATCTCCTGTATGACTGCATCCAGTGGAAGAGCTCCACCAACAAGTCCCTTTGCAAAGTTTGCCGCCGTGGTAGTGATCCCGAGAAGATGCTTCTCTGCGACGAGTGCAACGGAGGCACGCATATGTTCTGCATGAAACCAAAAATGCGGACGGTACCGGAAGGCAACTGGTACTGCAAAGACTGTGTGAAAAACTTGGGCCTAAAGAACTCCCACAACGAAAAGGACAAGAAGCAAGCGGCCAAGAAGAAACGAAAGTTCATTGTTGAGGAGGAGGACGCTGCCGATGAAAAGGAAGAAGTGCAGGAGGAAGAGGATaccgaggaggaggacgcTGAGGTAGAAGATGAGCCCGAAGaacaggaggaggaggacgatgacgatgaAGCAGCCGAGACTGAGTCCCGGGGCGACAGAAGCGAGGGCTCCCTCCGATCGACTCGGTCTGTGGTGAAAGTCAGTGGGCGCGCAACCAGATGGGCCACCCGCCCTAGAGGAAAGCGGCTGTTGACCAAGGAAATTGAGGAAACTGTCGAAGACGACTCTGGAAGTGAGCTGGAGGAGGACACCTTGACGGAGGATACTGCCGAGGAAGAGGA ggACAATGAGAAGGTGTGTCAGAGGTGTTTCTACGACGGCAGTGAGATCCGGTGCGCCCGGTGTAGTCTCTACTACCACCTCGAGTGTGTCTATCTGAAGCGACCACCGCGCACGGAGTTTGTGTGCAAAATGTGCAAGAGCTCCGATTCGCAGCGTCCCAGGAGAAGACATAGTCACA TGAACGGCGATGGTGATGACGACGACGACCAAGATGAGCCGCAAGCCAAACGCTCTCGGTCCTCCCGCAACTCGCTACGTGTCTCCATGGACAAGACCGCATCCCGCCAAAGCAACGGCgccaagaacaacaacaacagcagtaCCAACAATAACAACCATCGCCGTAGCGGACGAAGAACGAACGACAATCTGCCACTGAACAGCGCTGCGCTGTACGATCTCCTCGAGCAGGTGATGAAACACAAGGCCGCATGGCCGTTCCTTCGCCCGGTGCTGACGTCGGAGGTGCCGGACTACCACCAGATTATCAAGGCACCGATGGACCTGGCCAAAATCAAGTCCAAGTTGAACATGGGACAGTATCAGCTAAACGAGGAGCTTCTGAACGACGTTCAATTGGTGTTCCGGAACTGCGATCTTTACAATGTCGAGGGAAACGAGATTTACGA TGCTGGCTGTCAATTAGAGCGTTTCGTGATGGACCGTTGTCGGGACATGCAGCTGCCGTTCAGGCCCAGCGATATGAACGCTGTCTGCTGA
- the LOC6500291 gene encoding histone-lysine N-methyltransferase PR-Set7 has product MIMVRRRARPAKETPNGGSGGGGAAVPGAIPLNAATAVAGNLLEDQYFASPKRKDCRLMKASENLGLPEDNKGQQHHHKENSKADNSKTIGVPLATRSQTRTIENFFKANAATKNSIKKASPPPLSEDQKTIPLTGFQEEHRLAEADEELKLADEELQQVVEELLFDGGSSNSSNSPCYQHDDTDQMPEIKDIPQIHEIQEVLGAIGDFQTHRSALRDSHSSTHSNSTDNIFLQEPVLTLDIDRTPTKASSIKINRSFELAGAAVFSSPPSVLNSCVLNGRFNQVVSLNGQREPLLPELDQHDSSSCDSGVACSLTAAAESPAAGGVRRRKPATPHRILCPSPIKTGLKITGGLSKGGTTDNLLSPRKSPRKLPVTTAAVAACKSRRRLNQPKPQAPYQPKPQLSQTPPSLELQKQPDMGDDIVVVLDDDEEDEDDVHALLKAAEERENQNKVPDTAKPGAKAMLKPAVPVKPKAKSKGLSKNQHPLPLAATNGNRELTDFFPVRRSVRKTKTVVKEEWMRGLEQAVLEERCEGLQVRHFMGKGRGVVADRPFKRNEFVVEYVGDLISIAEASEREKRYALDENAGCYMYYFKHKNQQYCIDATVDTGKLGRLINHSRAGNLMTKVVVIKQRPHLVLLAKDDIEPGEELTYDYGDRSKESLLHHPWLAF; this is encoded by the exons ATGATAATGGTGCGCAGACGCGCTCGTCCCGCCAAGGAGACTCCCAATGGCGGCTCCGGCGGCGGAGGAGCAGCAGTGCCGGGCGCTATTCCCCTCAATGCGGCCACCGCAGTGGCCGGAAATTTGCTAGAAGATCAGTATTTTGCCAGTCCAAAACGGAAAGACTGCCGCCTGATGAAGGCCAGTGAAAATCTCGGTCTGCCGGAAGACAACAAAGGCCAGCAGCATCACCACAAAGAGAACAGCAAAGCAGACAACAGCAAAACCATAG GGGTGCCGCTGGCCACTCGCTCCCAGACGCGCACCATTGAGAACTTTTTCAAAGCCAATGCTGCCACCAAGAACTCGATAAAGAAGGCATCTCCTCCGCCTTTGAGCGAGGACCAAAAGACAATACCTCTGACAGGATTCCAGGAAGAACATCGGCTGGCGGAGGCGGACGAGGAGCTGAAATTGGCGGACGAGGAGCTGCAGCAGGTTGTGGAAGAACTGCTCTTCGACGGGGGATCCTCTAACTCGTCCAACTCGCCCTGCTACCAGCACGATGACACTGATCAAATGCCAGAAATCAAAGACATCCCTCAGATCCACGAGATTCAGGAGGTCCTGGGCGCCATTGGCGATTTTCAGACTCATCGCTCTGCACTGCGTGACAGCCATAGCTCCACGCACAGCAACAGCACGGACAACATATTTCTGCAGGAGCCGGTTCTGACTCTGGATATCGATCGCACGCCCACCAAAGCCTCTAGCATTAAGATAAACCGGAGCTTCGAGTTGGCAGGAGCTGCTGTGTTCTCCTCCCCGCCGTCAGTTCTAAACTCGTGCGTTCTTAACGGACGCTTCAATCAGGTCGTGAGCCTGAATGGACAAAGGGAGCCCCTGTTGCCTGAGCTAGATCAGCACGACAGTAGTTCGTGCGACAGCGGGGTGGCCTGCAGTCTCACAGCAGCCGCCGAATCCCCTGCGGCAGGTGGGGTTCGCCGCAGAAAGCCAGCTACCCCTCACCGCATACTTTGTCCCTCGCCAATAAAAACGGGACTGAAGATCACAGGAGGTTTGAGCAAGGGTGGGACTACCGATAATTTGCTCTCCCCCCGGAAATCACCTCGCAAACTGCCCGTCACTACGGCGGCAGTCGCCGCCTGCAAGTCGCGCCGAAGACTGAACCAGCCAAAACCGCAAGCGCCTTACCAGCCAAAACCACAGCTGTCGCAGACACCACCGTCGCTCGAGCTGCAGAAGCAGCCGGACATGGGAGATGATATTGTGGTCGTCCTAGACGACGACGAAGAGGACGAAGACGACGTACATGCCTTGTTAAAAGCCGCCGAGGAGCGGGAGAACCAGAACAAAGTACCAGACACAGCCAAACCAGGCGCCAAAGCCATGCTCAAACCGGCGGTCCCTGTGAAGCCAAAAGCCAAGAGTAAGGGTCTGTCGAAGAACCAACACCCACTGCCTTTAGCCGCTACCAATGGCAACCGTGAGTTGACCGACTTCTTCCCGGTGCGCCGATCCGTACGTAAAACCAAAACTGTCGTCAAGGAGGAGTGGATGCGCGGTCTAGAACAGGCAGTGCTCGAAGAGCGCTGCGAAGGCCTCCAGGTGCGGCACTTCATGGGAAAGGGGCGGGGTGTTGTTGCCGATCGCCCCTTCAAGCGGAACGAGTTCGTGGTGGAGTATGTGGGTGATCTCATATCCATCGCAGAGGCCTCGGAGCGGGAGAAGCGCTATGCGCTGGACGAGAACGCTGGCTGCTACATGTACTACTTCAAGCACAAGAACCAGCAGTACTGCATAGATGCCACCGTGGACACTGGAAAACTGGGACGCCTTATCAACCACTCGCGTGCCGGCAACCTTATGACCAAAGTGGTGGTGATCAAGCAACGGCCGCACTTGGTGCTCCTGGCAAAGGACGACATCGAACCCGGCGAGGAGTTGACTTACGACTACGGAGATCGCTCCAAGGAGTCGCTGCTGCATCATCCTTGGCTCGCCTTCTGA
- the LOC6500274 gene encoding uncharacterized protein LOC6500274, whose protein sequence is MSTTLQLIMLALVGGSWGQANNTDYKRVLSAVLGHLEGGLELHLRNAEDGDRGIVQFLLEQKTSSLTITLNQDHNDQSKADTARHHFYLFEEVEHVGRILGGLHNTGGFYIIALERHSPADEDLLLDLMDHIWLKHGHSRIYYVLLNEDNVVLYNPFRKTVQEVNGTRTYNRIYQNLQGYPLRIYIFDSVYSSVVGDGASQKVLSVAGADSKLAKTVAKHLNFTLDFLWPDDEFFGGRLADGSYSGGVGRAHRGEVDIIFAGFFIKDYLTNQIQFSAAVYMDDLCLYVQKAQRIPQSILPLFAVHTDVWLCFLLVGTLGSLVWLLLRMFNLLLCIEEIEHRSHRARKIGLVTTARRIFIDTWVVWVRVNVVRFPPFHSERIFVASLCLVSVIFGALLESSLATVYIRPLYYRDPNTLKELDDSGMPIYIKHPAFKDDLFYGSDSEVYRRLDAKMLLVAEGEERLIQMISKRGHFAGVTRSASLELIDIRYVMTNKVHKIPECPKNYHIAYVLPRPSPYLENVNHIILRLVAAGIMNLWTGETKERAKWSIQRFPEYLAELGVGRWKVLTLSDVQLAFYALAIGCLLSGAVCLAEIKLTSCLRKSKKVHL, encoded by the exons ATGTCGACGACTTTACAGTTAATTATGCTGGCCTTAGTGGGCGGATCCTGGGGTCAAGCCAATAACACGGATTACAAGCGGGTGCTTTCAGCCGTCCTGGGCCATCTGGAAGGCGGTCTCGAACTTCATCTGCGAAACGCTGAGGACGGAGACAGGGGGATAGTCCAGTTTCTACTGGAGCAGAAAACGAGTTCCCTGACGATCACCCTAAACCAGGATCACAATGACCAATCGAAGGCTGACACTGCAAGGCATCATTTTTATCTTTTCGAGGAAGTGGAGCATGTAGGGAGAATCCTGGGTGGACTGCACAACACAGGGGGCTTCTACATAATCGCTTTGGAACGTCATTCGCCCGCGGACGAAGATCTGTTGCTGGACCTAATGGATCACATTTGGCTGAAACATGGTCACAGTCGGATATACTACGTTCTGTTGAATGAGGATAACGTGGTCCTCTATAATCCCTTCCGGAAAACTGTCCAGGAGGTAAACGGAACACGGACCTACAATCGCATTTACCAGAACCTCCAAGGCTACCCCTTgagaatttatatttttgactCCGTCTACTCTAGCGTGGTGGGCGATGGCGCCTCCCAGAAGGTTCTGAGTGTAGCAGGAGCAGATTCCAAGCTCGCCAAAACAGTGGCCAAGCATTTGAATTTTACCCTGGATTTTCTTTGGCCAGACGATGAGTTTTTTGG TGGTCGCCTGGCGGATGGATCCTACAGCGGCGGAGTTGGGCGCGCCCATCGAGGCGAGGTGGACATCATATTCGCGGGATTTTTCATCAAGGACTACCTCACCAACCAGATTCAGTTTAGTGCCGCCGTCTATATGGATGATCTGTGCCTGTATGTGCAGAAGGCCCAGAGAATACCCCAGTCCATACTGCCCCTCTTTGCTGTTCACACGGACGTCTGGTTGTGCTTCCTACTGGTGGGCACACTGGGATCTCTGGTGTGGCTCCTCTTGCGAATGTTCAATCTTTTGTTGTGCATCGAAGAGATCGAACACCGTTCCCACCGAGCTCGGAAAATCGGATTAGTAACCACTGCCCGCCGTATATTCATTGATACGTGGGTAGTGTGGGTGCGAGTCAACGTGGTTCGTTTTCCGCCATTTCACTCGGAGCGCATCTTTGTGGCCTCCTTGTGCCTGGTCAGTGTGATATTCGGAGCGCTTCTGGAGTCTAGTTTGGCGACTGTTTACATTCGCCCTTTGTACTACCGCGATCCCAACACTCTCAAGGAGCTCGACGATTCCGGAATGCCCATTTATATCAAGCATCCCGCCTTTAAGGACGACCTCTTTTATGGCAGCGATTCGGAAGTCTACCGGCGCCTGGACGCCAAGATGCTACTGGTGGCTGAGGGAGAAGAGCGCCTTATCCAAATGATCTCCAAGCGAGGACACTTTGCTGGTGTCACTAGATCCGCCAGCTTGGAACTGATCGACATCCGCTATGTTATGACGAACAAGGTCCACAAGATTCCAGAGTGCCCAAAGAACTACCACATAGCCTATGTCCTGCCACGTCCCTCGCCGTACCTTGAGAATGTCAATCACATAATTCTGCGCCTGGTGGCCGCAGGCATCAtgaacctctggacaggcgagaCGAAGGAGCGCGCCAAGTGGAGCATTCAGCGGTTTCCGGAGTACCTAGCCGAGCTGGGAGTGGGGCGGTGGAAGGTGCTGACCCTCTCCGATGTCCAGCTTGCCTTTTATGCCTTGGCGATTGGTTGCCTTTTGTCCGGAGCTGTGTGTCTGGCGGAGATCAAACTAACTAGTTGTCTCAGAAAATCAAAGAAGGTCCACCTCTAA